CAGTAAAATCAACTGGAGGGCTGTAATTGTTGACTGGCCTGGTTTGGGCTATTCTGATAGGCCTAAACTAGACTACAATGTTGATGTCATGGAGAAATTTCTGACAGACTTCATAAGTGCTCCAGATGGTCCGATGAAGCACTTTGGTGAgttatgattttctttgattattGTTAGTAATATGGTGCTTTGCTCATACTTAAACGAGTTTCTGCAATTAATTCAGGAAATGATTTAGTCATCTTTGGTGGAGGGCATGCACCCACAATCACTCTTTGTGCTGCAAAGAAGGGTTTGGTGAAGCTAGCAGCCATCGCTGCCGTTGCACCCACCTGGGCTGGTCCTCTTCCTATTGTGTTTGGTCGAGATTCCACCATGGAAATGAGGTATCACAAATTTCATTGTAACCTTCACTTATCCTTGTAGCTTTTAATCAGGAAATGCTGCCAGCTGCTTCTCTGTGTTCTATTATAGTTCTAAGAGTATAAAACTGATCTCTCCGGTTCACTGCTCATGTATGACTTGCCAGGTATGGGCTGCTAAGGGACACCTTAAGGACCCCGGGCGTTGGTTGGATGATGTATAACATGCTTGTAAGCAACGAGAAGGCAATTGCATCACAGTACAAATCCCATGTCTACGCAAATCCTGACAACGTGACTCCTGACGTTGTTGATAGTAGAATTGCACTGACAAAACGAAAGGGAGCTCGTTATGCTCCTGCTTCTTTCTTGACAGGTCTCCTTGACCCGGTTAAATCCCAGGAGGAATTCCTTGAGCTCTTCGCAGATTTGGATGGAAAAGTACCGGTTCTTGTTGTGTCATCCAAAAGTTCTCCGAAGAGGTCAAAGGCAGTAATGCAAGCACTCAAAGGAGCCAAAGGGGTCAGTAAATTTGTTGAGGTTCCTGGCGCTCTTTTGCCACAGGAAGAGTATCCCACTATGATTGCAGAGGAGCTTTACCAATTTttgcaagaaaattttgaatttaacatTTGATATCAGAAAGGTCTTTGATCATTGTTCCATTTATGAATACAAATTGATGAAGTTTCAAGACATATCAGACCCTCTACACTTGAGAAGAATTTGATACTCTTTTCAATCAATCTCTCACATGCTATTATTTCGTCTAACAAACAATGAGAAAAGTCAATCTGGGAGCGAGAACTGTTCAATCTGGGCATCATTTATATACACATCAattcaatacaaaaattaatcagCCACTTGTTAGACAACAAAAGCAAGAATGTGAGATTTCGGAGGTTACAATTCCACTCATTCTTACCCAGTATCCCGTGAAATGTTTCACTGGCGTCGAAAAAGgagataaatatataagaaatggTAATCGTCTCCTAGCTGTAAACACTTGCTCTAGCTGTTGTGTACACGTGAAAAACTTGCGAAAGAAATACAGCATACTTCAAGTAGGAAGTGGGGACATCTGACCTTGATCTTCCAACACCCCATCCAATGGATCAGATTGCTGAAAAGAACCCTTTTTACCACGCTCCAAAGCAGTTGCCTCGTAAATCCCTACAGCATGACATAAACGAGGAGACCATGAGGGGTGTTTATTTCTACCAATGTGCTAGTTTTTGTTCTTCATTGTATCTATGTTCGAATGGTTTGGTTAGTGGTAATAAAAGTTTATGTGGCatgcttttccttttcttctactCCAGTTTTTGAGGGAAATAATAAGCTTCTCGAATATGACTTGtatcaaaatctttttacatATTCTAGTCAGCTTATCCACCAGTCTgaccataaaaaacaaaggatttGTCTCTCTATTGCAGACTCGATAACTTATTAATGAATTGCAAGGAATTTCCCATAAACAATGAATggagaaacataaatgaaagaCTTTTAAACATACCAAAGCCCAGGATCAAGGAACATATTATGAAGCCTGGAAGAGAAAAATCCATATTGTAGACAATTTCCATGACAATGATGCATCCTCCAGCTGCCATTAGGTGCCTTGGTGAAGAGAACACCATGTGCAGTCTGCAAACAAATATAGTTCTTTTGATCACAAGAGTGTTCTAAATAATTGTCAGACTTGCAAATTACATTTACTTGCAAACAACCAGCATCTACATAAATGTTccattaagaaaatgaaaaaattccaCTTAATTCTTGAATTAAATACAAAAGACAACATATTCCATAAAAGAAATCAGCGAGTGCATAGAACACAGTCATGAACAATCATAAGCATGGTAGATAAAATTTATGTGTCACAATAACAAAATGGTCCCCTTTATTGATGTATTTAGGCCTCTGCACAAGTATAAGCAACTGTAATATAACTAAGTAGCCTCATCTTCATGGACCCCAAGAAAATGAGAACCAGCTTAAAATCTTATAGCAAAAATGCTCCAAGCGTATTTAGTAAATGTAACCTACCAAAGGGGCCTTGTAATTATGCCAAAGCTAAAGTAGTCAGCTATTGCATgcattaaaacatattttaacaaACTAATTCAACAAAAGCTAGTCAAAACATGAGTATACTGAAAGGCTCAGCATCATTTGAGAATTGACCCAGAAAAAGGTACCTCTCCTCTGCAATACTGTCAACATAGAATATCAGGATAACTCCAAAAAGAGTAGTGCTGAGAAATGCCCATGTTGAAAACGGCAGTTGTACACTGCTGCCAGAAGTTGATCCCTGAagtaatcaaaaaataaaaattataaagcagaATTTTTAATCAGGCCAGAGCTCCAAGgggatttaaataaataaataatttccaaAGCTTGatacagtaaaaataaaaatgggacTAAAACTTTCAGATTTAGAACTTACAATGATGAAGTCCCACATGGCCacaggaaaaataaaacatgtcgCAGAAGTAATGGTTATTGCATTAAGCCTC
This DNA window, taken from Populus alba chromosome 17, ASM523922v2, whole genome shotgun sequence, encodes the following:
- the LOC118029733 gene encoding uncharacterized protein, which encodes MAMASLFISSSPSFTPPPKTYTKYQTAYFLKPFSLKAASTSVDQQPTISLADKQPSPFKANSWQWKFQDKVLTIYYEEHGKESPEPTKNILMLPSISDVSTVEEWRSVAGNIVQRASKINWRAVIVDWPGLGYSDRPKLDYNVDVMEKFLTDFISAPDGPMKHFGNDLVIFGGGHAPTITLCAAKKGLVKLAAIAAVAPTWAGPLPIVFGRDSTMEMRYGLLRDTLRTPGVGWMMYNMLVSNEKAIASQYKSHVYANPDNVTPDVVDSRIALTKRKGARYAPASFLTGLLDPVKSQEEFLELFADLDGKVPVLVVSSKSSPKRSKAVMQALKGAKGVSKFVEVPGALLPQEEYPTMIAEELYQFLQENFEFNI